From the genome of Hymenobacter sp. PAMC 26628, one region includes:
- a CDS encoding Xaa-Pro dipeptidase, producing the protein MIKFLLALGLAFTGAAAAQTPTAPAPASTAPTVTAIRAGRLVDVVGGKLLTNQIILVSGDKITAVGPNLAIPAGATVVDLSNATVLPGLMDCHTHLSGEPGDNYYEDMFRKSPIDRALVAPVYAARTLQAGFTMVRDLGGSSLIDVSLRNAINAGTLPGPRMLVATFALSATGGHGDPTTGFVPGLKFGENPDFTGIADGPEEIRKRVRTNVKFGADWIKVLATAGVLSEEGSAGAALYSFEELKAAVEEAHRWGRQVAAHAHGAEGIKLAVRAGVTSIEHGSLLDDEGIQLMKKNGTWLVSDIYDDDYILSEYAKKGFPEKIIEKERSVGKLQRENFQKAVRAGVKVAFGTDAAVYPHGGNGKQFFYMVKFGLTPMQAIQSATIRAAELLQWQDRTGSLTAGKLADIVAVPGNPLADVRALETVQFVMKEGKVYRNEPKP; encoded by the coding sequence ATGATAAAATTCCTACTCGCCCTAGGCCTGGCTTTTACTGGAGCCGCTGCCGCTCAAACCCCCACCGCCCCAGCGCCAGCCTCCACCGCGCCCACCGTCACGGCCATCCGGGCCGGGCGGCTGGTGGACGTAGTGGGCGGCAAGCTGCTCACCAACCAGATTATTCTGGTCAGTGGCGATAAAATCACGGCCGTGGGGCCCAATTTGGCCATTCCGGCCGGCGCCACGGTTGTGGACTTGAGCAACGCCACGGTGCTGCCGGGCCTCATGGACTGCCACACCCACCTCAGCGGCGAGCCGGGCGACAACTACTACGAAGACATGTTCCGCAAGTCGCCCATTGACCGGGCGTTGGTGGCGCCGGTGTACGCGGCGCGCACTTTGCAGGCGGGCTTCACGATGGTGCGCGACCTGGGCGGCAGCAGCCTCATCGACGTGAGCCTGCGCAACGCCATCAACGCCGGCACCCTGCCGGGGCCCCGGATGCTGGTGGCCACCTTCGCCCTGAGCGCCACCGGCGGCCACGGCGACCCCACCACCGGCTTCGTGCCGGGCCTGAAATTTGGCGAGAACCCCGATTTCACGGGCATTGCCGACGGGCCCGAGGAAATCCGCAAGCGCGTGCGGACCAACGTGAAGTTCGGAGCCGACTGGATTAAGGTGCTGGCCACGGCTGGCGTGCTTTCGGAGGAAGGCAGCGCGGGCGCGGCCCTGTACTCGTTCGAAGAGCTAAAGGCCGCCGTGGAAGAGGCCCACCGCTGGGGCCGCCAGGTGGCCGCCCATGCCCACGGGGCCGAGGGCATCAAGCTGGCCGTGCGCGCCGGCGTCACCAGCATCGAGCACGGCTCGCTGCTCGACGACGAGGGCATCCAGCTGATGAAGAAAAACGGTACCTGGCTGGTGTCGGATATTTACGACGACGATTACATCCTGAGCGAATACGCCAAGAAGGGTTTCCCCGAGAAAATCATCGAAAAGGAGCGCAGCGTGGGCAAGTTGCAGCGCGAGAACTTCCAAAAAGCGGTGCGGGCCGGTGTGAAAGTGGCCTTCGGCACCGATGCCGCGGTGTACCCGCACGGCGGCAACGGCAAGCAGTTTTTCTACATGGTGAAGTTCGGCCTCACGCCCATGCAGGCCATTCAGTCGGCCACCATCCGGGCCGCCGAGCTGCTGCAGTGGCAGGACCGCACCGGCTCGCTCACCGCCGGCAAACTAGCTGATATCGTGGCCGTGCCCGGTAACCCCCTCGCCGACGTGCGGGCCCTGGAAACGGTGCAATTCGTGATGAAAGAAGGCAAAGTGTACCGCAACGAGCCGAAGCCTTAA
- a CDS encoding ACT domain-containing protein, with protein sequence MRAPGETDLARLLATMQPALHPGDYVFCVAGAGAPVPAGALGWFREAEGVTLILPRADADAYGFAYEYVAAWLTLTVHSSLAAVGLTAAVAEALTRENISCNVVATYYHDHLFVARADADRALGALRALSAAATASLINSNQ encoded by the coding sequence ATGCGGGCCCCCGGCGAAACCGACCTGGCGCGCTTGCTGGCCACCATGCAGCCCGCGCTGCACCCTGGCGACTACGTGTTTTGCGTGGCGGGGGCCGGCGCGCCCGTGCCGGCGGGGGCCCTGGGTTGGTTTCGGGAGGCGGAAGGCGTCACCCTCATTTTACCCCGCGCCGACGCTGACGCTTATGGCTTTGCCTACGAATACGTGGCCGCTTGGCTGACCCTGACGGTGCACTCGTCGCTGGCCGCCGTGGGGCTGACGGCCGCCGTGGCCGAGGCCCTGACCCGGGAAAACATCAGCTGCAACGTGGTAGCGACCTATTACCACGACCATTTATTCGTGGCCCGCGCCGACGCCGACCGGGCCCTGGGGGCCCTACGCGCGCTGTCGGCCGCCGCCACGGCTTCCCTTATTAATTCCAATCAATGA
- a CDS encoding sigma-70 family RNA polymerase sigma factor, with product MPAPLAAPPGPQGPGQPPHPAPEPRQWLARYGHELYRYALARVAGADAAEELVQATLLRALQALGNFRGEASERTWLFAILKRQILDYYRRQARRPEVSLAELAPEGPTEADFFEEANGHWRAAQAPTSWQTADGALEQAELQAALHRCQARLPARHGAVFALRFVEELPAEEICRALSLSAANYWVIIHRAKLQLRRCLEQHGLGRRA from the coding sequence ATGCCGGCGCCCCTTGCCGCGCCGCCGGGCCCCCAGGGCCCCGGCCAGCCGCCCCACCCCGCCCCAGAGCCCCGGCAGTGGCTGGCCCGCTACGGCCACGAGCTGTACCGCTATGCCCTGGCCCGCGTAGCCGGGGCTGATGCCGCCGAAGAGCTGGTGCAAGCCACCCTGCTCCGGGCCCTGCAAGCGCTGGGCAATTTCCGGGGCGAGGCGTCGGAGCGGACCTGGCTGTTTGCCATTTTGAAGCGGCAAATACTTGATTATTACCGCCGGCAAGCCCGCCGCCCCGAAGTGTCGCTTGCCGAGCTGGCGCCCGAGGGCCCTACGGAAGCCGATTTTTTTGAGGAAGCCAACGGCCACTGGCGCGCCGCCCAGGCCCCCACCAGCTGGCAAACCGCCGACGGGGCCCTGGAGCAGGCGGAGCTGCAAGCCGCCCTGCACCGCTGCCAGGCGCGCCTGCCTGCCCGGCACGGCGCCGTGTTCGCCCTGCGGTTTGTGGAAGAATTACCGGCCGAAGAAATCTGCCGCGCGCTGTCGCTGTCGGCGGCCAACTACTGGGTCATCATCCACCGGGCCAAGCTCCAGTTGCGCCGCTGCCTTGAGCAGCACGGCCTGGGCCGCCGCGCCTAA
- the lysS gene encoding lysine--tRNA ligase: MIHLSEQELQRRHKLEELEKLGVEAYPSELFDVTFYAKEIHDNYHPELNNFQEVSLAGRLMSQRVMGKASFAELMDTSGRIQLYINRDEICPGEDKTLYNNVFKKLLDLGDFIGVKGHVFVTQVGETSIHVKELKLLAKALRPLPVVKEKVDEATGEKVVYDAFTDPEQRYRQRYVDLVVNPHVRDTFIKRTQLVQSMRNFLNDKGYLEVETPILQPLYGGAAARPFKTHHNTLDMALYLRIANELYLKRLIVGGFDGVYEFSKDFRNEGMSRFHNPEFTQMELYVAYKDYHWMMDLVEEMVERVAMTLHGKTEVQVGENVINFQRPWQRLTMFEAIEKFTGHAIGALDEAALRTVADALHVKLDPSMGKSKIIDEIFGEYVEPKLIQPTFITDYPVEMSPLAKKHRDHPGLVERFEAICNGKEICNAFSELNDPIDQRKRFEGQLELGKRGDVEAMVLDEDFLRALEYGMPPTAGLGIGIDRLSMIMTNSNSIQDVLFFPQMKAEKLD, translated from the coding sequence GTGATTCATTTAAGCGAACAAGAACTCCAGCGCCGCCACAAACTCGAAGAGCTGGAAAAGCTGGGCGTGGAAGCCTACCCGTCGGAGTTGTTCGACGTGACGTTCTACGCCAAGGAAATCCACGACAACTACCACCCCGAGCTGAACAACTTCCAGGAAGTGAGCCTGGCGGGCCGGCTAATGTCGCAGCGCGTGATGGGCAAGGCCTCGTTTGCAGAGCTGATGGACACCTCGGGCCGCATCCAGCTTTACATCAACCGCGACGAAATTTGCCCCGGCGAGGACAAGACGTTGTACAACAACGTGTTCAAGAAGCTGCTCGACCTGGGCGACTTCATCGGCGTGAAGGGCCACGTGTTTGTGACGCAGGTGGGCGAAACGTCCATCCACGTGAAGGAGCTGAAACTGCTGGCCAAGGCTCTGCGCCCGCTGCCCGTAGTGAAGGAGAAAGTGGACGAGGCGACCGGCGAAAAAGTCGTTTACGATGCCTTCACCGACCCCGAACAGCGCTACCGCCAGCGCTATGTAGACTTGGTGGTGAACCCGCACGTGCGCGACACCTTCATCAAGCGGACGCAGCTGGTGCAATCCATGCGCAACTTCTTGAACGACAAAGGTTACCTGGAAGTAGAAACGCCGATTTTGCAGCCGCTGTACGGCGGCGCGGCGGCGCGGCCCTTCAAAACGCACCACAACACGCTGGACATGGCGCTGTACCTGCGCATTGCCAACGAACTGTACCTGAAGCGCCTGATTGTGGGCGGGTTCGACGGCGTATACGAGTTTAGCAAGGACTTCCGCAACGAGGGCATGTCGCGGTTTCACAACCCCGAGTTCACCCAGATGGAACTGTACGTGGCTTACAAAGACTACCACTGGATGATGGACCTGGTGGAGGAAATGGTGGAGCGCGTGGCCATGACGCTGCACGGCAAAACCGAGGTGCAGGTGGGCGAAAACGTCATCAACTTCCAGCGCCCTTGGCAGCGCCTGACGATGTTTGAGGCCATTGAGAAGTTCACCGGCCACGCCATTGGGGCCCTGGACGAGGCGGCCCTGCGCACCGTGGCCGACGCGCTGCACGTGAAGCTGGACCCCAGCATGGGCAAGTCCAAAATCATCGATGAGATTTTTGGGGAATACGTGGAGCCCAAGCTCATCCAGCCCACGTTCATCACCGATTATCCGGTGGAGATGTCGCCGCTGGCCAAAAAGCACCGCGACCACCCGGGCCTGGTGGAGCGGTTCGAAGCCATTTGCAACGGCAAGGAAATCTGCAACGCCTTCTCCGAGCTAAACGACCCGATTGACCAGCGCAAGCGCTTCGAGGGCCAGTTGGAACTGGGCAAGCGCGGCGACGTGGAGGCCATGGTGCTCGACGAGGACTTCCTCCGGGCCCTGGAGTACGGCATGCCGCCCACGGCCGGCCTGGGCATCGGCATCGACCGCCTGAGCATGATCATGACCAACTCCAATTCCATCCAGGATGTGTTGTTCTTCCCACAGATGAAGGCCGAAAAGCTGGATTAA
- a CDS encoding carboxy terminal-processing peptidase: MAVFVLASYRLFRRNTAAGPTKEQVLIGTMVQGLNSAHYQPEKLDDTFSKRVFDLSLKRDDYRKTFLLASDIENLRRYQNDIDDEVKTGRRDFFDLSTKLMTQRVKEMQTLYREILAKPFDFTISETFQTDFEKATWPTDKAIQRELWRKMLKFETLSRVSEMMEAQEKAKTAKPSAATTAPAAANAKAPTAPEPVRTPAQMEAEARKRVLKTYDDQFADLLDVDANEQLANYANVIANTYDPHTDYFAPKAKEDFDYQLTGRFEGIGAQLREKDGLIYIEDILPGSASARQGELKKGDAILRVAQGAAEPVSIEGWRITKAVTLIKGKKGSEVRLTVRKADGTTKVVPIIRDVVINDEAYARSAAITDKNQKFGYLDLRTFYADFNNDGSPNSSQDVKKELAKMNQEGVKGVILDLRYNGGGSLNDAVDMGGLFIDSGPIVQIRDGRGRTTVLEDKDPQVQYSGPLVILVNKYSASASEILAAAMQDYKRAVIVGSASTYGKGTVQRIVDLDESLPNELNSLKPFGSLKFTTSKFYRVNGGSTQFKGVVPDIVLPDMYSYLEEGEKGSDYPLKWDEIAPARYRPWNTQPAYDKLRAASKARVATSPGFNVMTETSQMMLARKKESIESLNLVTYRAKQRQNKVEADKYDAAQKATTALAFSPLRADVQAANGDTIKINRDQRFTKNLKKDIIIGEAVSIIEDQL; this comes from the coding sequence ATGGCTGTATTTGTCCTGGCTTCGTACCGACTATTTCGCCGCAACACGGCAGCGGGCCCCACCAAGGAGCAAGTTCTCATTGGCACCATGGTGCAGGGCCTCAACAGTGCGCATTACCAACCCGAAAAACTGGACGACACGTTTTCTAAGCGGGTATTCGACTTGTCGCTGAAGCGCGACGACTACCGCAAAACTTTTTTGCTGGCCAGCGACATCGAGAACCTGCGCCGCTACCAGAACGACATCGACGACGAAGTAAAAACCGGCCGGCGCGACTTCTTCGACCTTAGCACCAAGCTGATGACCCAGCGGGTGAAGGAGATGCAGACGCTCTACCGCGAAATCTTGGCCAAACCCTTTGATTTCACCATAAGCGAGACTTTTCAAACGGACTTCGAGAAGGCCACTTGGCCTACCGATAAGGCCATTCAGCGCGAGCTGTGGCGCAAAATGCTGAAGTTTGAAACTTTGAGCCGGGTATCGGAGATGATGGAGGCCCAGGAAAAAGCCAAAACGGCGAAGCCCTCGGCCGCTACCACGGCCCCCGCGGCGGCCAACGCCAAGGCTCCCACGGCCCCCGAGCCGGTGCGCACGCCCGCCCAGATGGAAGCCGAAGCCCGCAAGCGCGTGCTAAAAACCTACGACGACCAGTTTGCTGATCTGTTGGACGTTGATGCCAATGAGCAATTAGCTAATTATGCCAACGTCATTGCGAACACTTATGACCCGCACACCGACTACTTTGCGCCCAAGGCCAAGGAAGATTTTGACTACCAGCTCACCGGCCGCTTCGAGGGCATTGGGGCCCAACTGCGGGAGAAGGACGGGTTGATTTACATCGAGGATATTCTACCCGGTTCGGCTTCGGCCCGGCAAGGCGAATTGAAAAAGGGCGACGCCATTTTGCGCGTGGCCCAGGGTGCCGCCGAGCCGGTGAGCATCGAGGGCTGGCGCATTACGAAGGCCGTGACGCTCATTAAGGGCAAGAAAGGCTCGGAAGTACGCCTTACGGTGCGCAAGGCCGATGGTACGACTAAAGTGGTGCCTATTATCCGCGACGTGGTAATCAACGACGAAGCCTACGCCCGTTCGGCGGCCATTACTGATAAAAACCAGAAGTTTGGCTACTTGGATTTGCGCACGTTCTACGCCGATTTTAATAACGACGGTAGCCCCAACTCGTCGCAAGACGTGAAAAAAGAACTGGCCAAGATGAATCAGGAAGGTGTGAAAGGCGTCATCCTGGACTTGCGCTACAACGGCGGCGGTTCGCTGAACGACGCCGTGGATATGGGTGGCTTATTCATCGACAGTGGCCCCATTGTGCAGATTCGCGACGGCCGCGGCCGCACCACCGTGCTGGAGGACAAAGACCCACAAGTGCAGTACAGCGGGCCCCTGGTGATTCTGGTGAACAAGTACAGTGCCTCGGCTTCGGAAATCCTGGCTGCGGCCATGCAGGACTACAAGCGCGCCGTGATTGTGGGTTCGGCTAGCACTTACGGTAAGGGCACCGTGCAGCGCATTGTGGACTTGGATGAGAGCCTACCGAATGAATTGAACAGCCTCAAGCCTTTCGGCTCCTTGAAGTTTACCACTTCAAAGTTTTACCGCGTGAATGGAGGCTCAACTCAGTTCAAAGGCGTGGTGCCCGACATTGTGCTCCCCGACATGTATTCATACTTGGAGGAAGGCGAGAAGGGCTCGGACTACCCGCTGAAGTGGGATGAAATTGCTCCTGCTCGCTACCGCCCCTGGAATACTCAGCCGGCCTACGACAAGTTGCGCGCTGCTAGCAAAGCCCGCGTGGCCACCAGCCCCGGCTTCAACGTGATGACCGAAACCAGCCAGATGATGCTGGCCCGCAAGAAGGAATCGATTGAATCGCTGAACCTAGTAACGTACCGCGCCAAGCAGCGCCAGAACAAGGTGGAAGCCGATAAGTACGACGCTGCCCAAAAGGCTACCACTGCCCTAGCTTTCTCGCCCCTACGCGCCGACGTGCAAGCCGCCAACGGCGATACGATAAAGATTAATCGTGATCAGCGGTTCACTAAGAATCTCAAGAAGGACATCATCATCGGTGAAGCTGTTTCTATCATCGAAGACCAGTTGTAG
- a CDS encoding CsbD family protein, producing MSYQEEDNNAGKILLAALAGAGAGIIAGILLAPDKGSNTLENWKGAATKYSGQLGEQATKISTDLEAKFKEYSGKLEDLTGAGSLRLQGNWDDLKGKLKQQYAQLTDEDLTYAEGKGDELVGKLQDKLGKGKAEITKMLNDLKA from the coding sequence ATGTCGTACCAAGAAGAAGACAATAACGCCGGCAAAATTCTCCTCGCCGCCCTCGCCGGTGCTGGCGCTGGCATCATCGCCGGTATCCTGCTGGCCCCCGATAAAGGCTCGAACACCCTTGAAAACTGGAAAGGCGCTGCCACTAAGTACAGCGGCCAGTTGGGCGAGCAAGCCACCAAAATCAGCACGGACCTCGAAGCTAAATTCAAAGAGTATTCGGGCAAGCTCGAAGACCTGACCGGTGCCGGCAGCCTGCGCCTGCAAGGCAACTGGGACGACCTGAAAGGCAAACTGAAGCAGCAGTACGCCCAGCTCACCGACGAAGACCTGACCTATGCTGAAGGCAAAGGCGACGAACTCGTCGGCAAGCTGCAAGACAAGCTCGGCAAAGGCAAAGCCGAAATCACCAAGATGTTGAACGACTTGAAAGCCTAG
- a CDS encoding GNAT family N-acetyltransferase, whose product MPAHADYRAFCRTAPELPVFAQPWYLDACAAGGAWDVVLARENGYIVAAWPYFHKRRGPWRYATVPPFVKWLGPYVLPELRTDPRREAAALAALLAQLPPLAAFKQNCYPTLADGQLLRGRGFGLTTAYTYRLGPLRDLARVEAGLHKGIRRDIRQARRKVRVVHDLSLATFWAVNRLSFARQGLAVPYSEAQFRRLDGALAAQGGRQLFFAVDAQGRVHSVAYLIWDATTAYYHLAGDDPALRASGAGILLAWECIRYTSEVLGLNCFDFEGSMLPGVARVRVRFGAVQTPYFFIWKYHSRLFEWLDKLKN is encoded by the coding sequence ATGCCCGCCCACGCCGACTACCGCGCCTTCTGCCGCACCGCGCCCGAGCTGCCAGTATTTGCCCAGCCGTGGTACCTTGATGCCTGCGCCGCGGGTGGCGCCTGGGACGTTGTACTGGCCCGCGAAAACGGCTATATCGTGGCCGCTTGGCCTTATTTCCACAAGCGGCGGGGGCCCTGGCGCTACGCCACCGTGCCGCCCTTTGTGAAGTGGCTGGGGCCCTACGTACTGCCCGAGCTGCGCACCGACCCGCGCCGCGAAGCGGCCGCGCTGGCGGCGCTGCTGGCCCAGTTGCCGCCGCTAGCCGCGTTTAAGCAGAACTGCTACCCCACGCTCGCCGACGGGCAGCTGCTGCGCGGGCGGGGCTTCGGCCTAACCACGGCCTATACCTACCGCTTGGGGCCCCTGCGCGACCTGGCGCGGGTGGAGGCTGGGCTGCACAAGGGCATCCGGCGCGACATCCGGCAGGCGCGGCGCAAAGTGCGCGTGGTGCACGACCTGAGCCTGGCTACTTTCTGGGCGGTGAACCGGCTGAGCTTTGCGCGCCAAGGCCTGGCAGTGCCGTACTCGGAGGCGCAGTTCCGGAGGCTCGACGGGGCCCTGGCGGCGCAGGGGGGCCGGCAGCTGTTTTTCGCCGTCGATGCCCAGGGCCGGGTGCACTCGGTGGCCTACCTGATTTGGGACGCCACCACGGCCTACTACCACCTGGCCGGCGACGACCCCGCGCTGCGGGCCAGCGGCGCGGGCATTTTGCTGGCCTGGGAGTGCATCCGCTACACTAGCGAAGTGCTGGGGCTCAACTGCTTCGATTTTGAAGGCAGCATGCTGCCGGGCGTCGCGCGGGTGCGGGTGCGGTTCGGGGCCGTTCAAACGCCGTACTTTTTCATCTGGAAATACCATTCCCGCCTCTTCGAATGGCTGGATAAATTAAAAAACTAA
- a CDS encoding DUF1223 domain-containing protein translates to MKRFVLVGLPMLAVAGALAAHRPAPLIPPAAARVPVVVELFTSEGCSSCPAADAALRELEVAQSVPGAEVIVLGQHVDYWNRLGWKDPFSAAQFTDRQRAYAAGFGTGSYTPQAVVNGQVELVGSNRAALVAAIANAAQGPRTAVHLARQGPGALAVQVAALTAGAPTADVFLVITETGLATQVGRGENAGRLLRHAAVVRALRSLGPASGRAAFNAPLALRPEWKTENLHAVVLVQEPATHRIVGAASLPLGAAN, encoded by the coding sequence ATGAAACGTTTCGTGCTCGTTGGATTGCCCATGCTGGCCGTGGCCGGGGCCCTCGCCGCTCACCGCCCGGCCCCGCTCATCCCGCCGGCCGCCGCCCGGGTGCCGGTAGTGGTCGAGCTGTTCACTTCGGAAGGCTGCTCGAGCTGCCCGGCCGCCGATGCGGCGCTGCGCGAGCTGGAGGTGGCCCAATCAGTGCCCGGAGCGGAGGTCATTGTCCTCGGCCAGCACGTCGATTATTGGAACCGCTTGGGCTGGAAAGACCCGTTTTCGGCGGCCCAGTTCACCGACCGCCAGCGGGCCTACGCAGCGGGCTTCGGCACCGGTTCCTACACGCCCCAGGCCGTGGTGAACGGCCAGGTGGAGCTGGTGGGCAGCAACCGGGCCGCGCTGGTGGCCGCCATTGCCAACGCTGCCCAGGGTCCCCGCACCGCCGTGCACCTCGCGCGCCAGGGCCCCGGGGCCCTAGCCGTGCAAGTAGCGGCCCTGACCGCTGGGGCCCCCACGGCCGACGTATTCCTGGTCATCACCGAAACCGGCTTGGCCACCCAGGTGGGCCGGGGCGAAAACGCCGGCCGCCTGCTGCGCCACGCCGCCGTGGTGCGGGCGCTGCGTTCCTTGGGGCCCGCCAGCGGCCGCGCCGCGTTCAACGCCCCGCTGGCCCTGCGGCCGGAGTGGAAAACGGAAAACCTGCACGCCGTGGTGCTGGTGCAAGAGCCCGCCACGCACCGCATTGTGGGCGCGGCCAGCCTGCCGCTGGGGGCTGCTAATTAA
- a CDS encoding cytochrome b/b6 domain-containing protein, with protein sequence MKRLVEKHPLAIRWFHWLNFPILALMIWSGLLIYWANDVYRIGWGPTTLFKFFPDGFYKALGMPQKLAQGMNWHFALMWLFVINGLLYVGYTLVSGEWRHLLPDRNSFREAILVTLHDLGLRKGEPPVVKYNGAQKIAYTAVVLMGAGSLLTGLAIYKPVQFAWLMGLLGGYEWARAEHFILTVGYVLFFVVHIAQVVRAGWNNFRSMVAGFQMVDAQHPAAGEPVAGAPARSTTPTLPA encoded by the coding sequence ATGAAACGCCTCGTCGAAAAGCACCCGCTGGCCATCCGCTGGTTCCACTGGCTGAACTTCCCCATCCTCGCGCTCATGATCTGGAGCGGGCTGCTCATCTACTGGGCCAACGACGTGTACCGCATCGGCTGGGGCCCCACCACGCTGTTTAAGTTTTTCCCCGACGGCTTTTACAAGGCCTTGGGCATGCCCCAAAAGCTCGCCCAGGGCATGAACTGGCACTTTGCTTTGATGTGGCTGTTCGTAATCAACGGCCTGCTGTACGTGGGCTACACGCTGGTTTCGGGCGAGTGGCGCCACCTGCTGCCCGACCGTAACTCCTTCAGGGAAGCTATTTTGGTGACGCTCCACGACCTGGGCCTGCGCAAGGGCGAGCCGCCGGTGGTGAAGTACAACGGGGCCCAGAAAATTGCCTACACCGCCGTGGTGCTCATGGGCGCGGGCTCGCTGCTCACGGGCCTGGCCATCTACAAGCCGGTGCAATTTGCCTGGCTCATGGGCCTGCTCGGCGGCTACGAGTGGGCCCGCGCCGAGCACTTCATCCTCACCGTCGGCTACGTGCTGTTCTTCGTGGTGCACATCGCGCAAGTGGTGCGGGCCGGCTGGAACAACTTCCGCTCGATGGTGGCCGGCTTCCAAATGGTGGACGCGCAGCACCCAGCGGCCGGCGAGCCGGTGGCCGGGGCCCCGGCCCGCTCCACCACTCCTACCCTGCCCGCTTAG
- a CDS encoding YtxH domain-containing protein → MNDDKGKVIFSLLAGATAGIVAGLLLAPETGDEARSQLRESATKWADDLKKRAQRALGKTPAAPAPGTDDQAADALLRSMSDESAQALD, encoded by the coding sequence ATGAACGACGACAAAGGCAAAGTAATTTTTTCGTTGCTGGCCGGCGCTACGGCTGGCATCGTAGCCGGCCTGCTGCTGGCCCCCGAAACCGGCGACGAGGCCCGCTCCCAGCTCCGCGAATCGGCCACGAAATGGGCCGACGACCTGAAAAAGCGCGCCCAGCGGGCCTTGGGCAAAACCCCTGCGGCCCCCGCGCCCGGCACCGACGACCAAGCCGCCGACGCCCTCCTGCGCTCGATGAGCGATGAGTCAGCCCAAGCCCTCGACTAA
- a CDS encoding molybdopterin-dependent oxidoreductase — protein sequence METRPDYSAPPLPESPAGLLEADVARQAAGRSRRAFIVGGLAALAGVGGWRWLLTRPTDDGTPWPFRRVLDANGRLSQAYFREARLAPTFPKAMATTRQNGNIGLEQSFVTADWRMRVQAYAPAGAPARVQEFTIDDIKALPRVDMTTELKCIEGWSIKVNWVGARFSDFLEKYPLATAGGRAARYVSVVTPDEKYYVGLDLSNAVHPQTLLCYEMNGQPLTGAHGAPLRLVTPLKYGIKHLKRIGTIAFVDERPADFWAEQGYDWDSGH from the coding sequence ATGGAAACCCGTCCCGATTATTCCGCCCCGCCGCTGCCCGAGTCACCAGCCGGCCTGCTCGAAGCCGACGTAGCCCGGCAAGCAGCTGGCCGCTCGCGCCGCGCCTTCATTGTAGGGGGCCTGGCGGCCCTGGCCGGCGTCGGCGGCTGGCGCTGGCTGCTCACGCGCCCCACCGACGACGGCACGCCGTGGCCCTTCCGCCGGGTGCTCGACGCCAACGGGCGCCTTTCGCAGGCCTACTTCCGCGAAGCGCGGCTGGCGCCTACGTTTCCTAAGGCAATGGCCACCACCCGCCAAAACGGTAACATTGGGCTGGAACAGTCCTTCGTAACCGCCGACTGGCGCATGCGGGTGCAGGCCTACGCCCCGGCCGGGGCCCCGGCGCGCGTGCAGGAATTCACCATCGACGACATCAAAGCCCTGCCGCGCGTGGACATGACGACGGAGCTGAAGTGCATCGAGGGCTGGAGCATCAAGGTGAACTGGGTGGGGGCCCGGTTCTCCGATTTCCTCGAAAAATACCCGCTGGCCACCGCAGGCGGCCGGGCAGCCCGCTACGTCAGCGTCGTCACGCCCGACGAGAAATACTACGTGGGCCTGGATTTGTCCAACGCCGTGCACCCCCAAACGCTGCTTTGCTACGAGATGAACGGCCAGCCCCTGACGGGGGCCCACGGCGCGCCGCTGCGCCTGGTCACGCCGCTCAAGTACGGCATCAAGCACCTCAAACGCATCGGCACCATTGCGTTTGTGGACGAGCGGCCGGCCGATTTCTGGGCCGAGCAGGGCTACGACTGGGACTCGGGCCACTGA
- a CDS encoding cupin domain-containing protein, with protein sequence MPTEKRYVLNPAPFVVPTTDGKLIEEHVGQASTGTAAYSLAHMVAPPHWSEPHQTPTFDEITIVVRGRKRFEIDGDTVELHAGQALLIKGGARVRYANPFDEECEYWSICVPAFSPDTVNREDD encoded by the coding sequence ATGCCCACCGAAAAACGCTACGTGCTCAACCCCGCGCCCTTCGTGGTGCCCACCACCGACGGCAAGCTCATCGAGGAGCACGTGGGCCAGGCAAGCACCGGCACGGCCGCCTACAGCCTGGCCCACATGGTGGCCCCGCCCCACTGGAGCGAGCCGCACCAGACGCCCACGTTCGACGAAATCACCATTGTGGTGCGCGGCCGCAAGCGGTTCGAAATCGACGGCGACACCGTGGAACTGCACGCCGGGCAGGCGCTGCTCATCAAGGGCGGGGCCCGGGTGCGCTACGCCAACCCCTTCGACGAGGAGTGCGAATACTGGTCGATTTGCGTGCCGGCGTTCAGCCCCGACACGGTGAACCGCGAGGACGATTGA